One Oryza glaberrima chromosome 11, OglaRS2, whole genome shotgun sequence genomic region harbors:
- the LOC127754795 gene encoding splicing factor U2af large subunit A, with translation MAEHEEQPYEGNGNGGDPPSAAAAANAEYPAPEGSPPAAAAAAAKPTGFSDGATDGGRSQHETQPHDGRSSKSRERDRERDKDKERDRDRGRDRRDRDRGDKDRDRDRQREHRDRSERREHRDRERSDDRDRRRGHDSERRRDRDRDGHRRHRSRSRSPSKGRDCRSRSRSRSRSKSKRVSGFDQGPQAAIPALAAGAAPGQVPVVAPAISGMLPNMFNLTQTPFTPLVIQPQAMTQQATRHARRVYVGGLPPTANEHTVAVYFNQVMAAVGGNTAGPGDAVLNVYINHDKKFAFVEMRSVEEASNAMALDGIMFEGAPVKVRRPTDYNPSLAAALGPSQPNPNLNLAAVGLTPGSAGGLEGPDRIFVGGLPYYFTEAQVRELLESFGPLRGFDLVKDRETGNSKGYAFCVYQDLNVTDIACAALNGIKMGDKTLTVRRANQGASQPRPEQESMLLHVQQQAQMQKLMFQVGGGTLPTKVVCLTQVVSPDELRDDEEYEDIVQDMREEGCRYGNLVKVVIPRPDPSGAPVAGVGRVFLEFADVESSTKAKNGMHGRKFANNQVVAVFYPEDKFAEGQYDG, from the exons ATGGCGGAGCACGAGGAGCAGCCCTACGAGGGCAACGGGAACGGCGGGGacccgccctccgccgccgccgccgcgaacgccgAGTACCCTGCGCCCGAGGggtccccgcccgccgccgccgcagccgcggccAAGCCCACCGGCTTCTCCGATGGAGCCACCGATGGCGGCCGTTCTCAG CACGAGACACAGCCACATGATGGGAGGTCCTCAAAGTCTAGAGAGAGGGACAGAGAACGGGACAAGGACAAGGAACGCGACAGAGACCGTGGTAGAGACCGGAGGGACCGTGACCGTGGTGACAAGGACAGGGACCGTGATCGCCAGAGGGAGCACCGTGATAGAAGCGAAAGAAGGGAGCACCGCGATCGTGAACGTTCTGATGACCGTGATCGACGCCGGGGCCATGATTCTGAAAG GAGAAGAGACCGTGACAGAGATGGTCACCGCAGGCATCGATCTCGCTCCCGCTCCCCTTCAAAGGGTCGTGATTGCAGATCTAGATCTCGCTCACGCTCTCGATCTAAGAG CAAGCGCGTGAGTGGATTTGACCAGGGACCACAAGCAGCCATTCCTGCGCTTGCTGCTGGCGCAGCCCCAG GTCAGGTACCTGTTGTGGCCCCTGCTATTTCTGGGATGCTTCCGAACATGTTCAATTTGACTCAAACCCCG TTCACTCCGCTTGTTATCCAGCCACAAGCTATGACTCAACAGGCTACTCGACATGCTAGGCGTGTTTATGTTGGTGGACTTCCTCCAACTGCTAATGAGCAT ACTGTTGCTGTATACTTCAATCAAGTTATGGCTGCTGTTGGTGGAAATACAGCTGGTCCAGGTGATGCTGTTCTTAATGTCTACATAAACCATGATAAGAAATTTGCATTTGTGGAGATGAGGTCTGTGGAGGAAGCAAGCAATGCGATGGCCTTGGATGGTATAATGTTTGAGGGAGCACCTGTGAAGGTTAGAAGGCCAACGGACTATAATCCTTCCCTAGCAGCTGCATTGGGTCCAAGCCAGCCAAACCCCAACCTCAATCTTGCTGCTGTTGGCTTAACACCTGGCTCAGCTGGAGGTTTAGAAGGTCCAGACCGCATTTTTGTGGGTGGGCTCCCCTATTACTTCACAGAAGCTCAAGTCAGGGAGTTGCTCGAATCCTTTGGACCTCTGCGTGGGTTTGATCTTGTGAAGGACAGAGAAACTGGAAACTCGAAGGGCTATGCCTTCTGTGTATACCAGGATCTTAATGTCACGGACATTGCCTGTGCTGCTCTTAATGGTATCAAGATGGGAGACAAGACCCTCACTGTTAGGCGAGCTAACCAAGGAGCTTCTCAACCTAGGCCAGAGCAAGAAAGCATGCTCCTGCATGTACAACAACAGGCACAAATGCAG AAACTCATGTTCCAAGTTGGAGGGGGAACACTGCCTACGAAGGTGGTATGCCTGACGCAAGTTGTTTCACCAGATGAACTGAGGGATGATGAGGAGTATGAGGACATCGTGCAAGACATGAGGGAAGAAGGGTGCAGATACG GTAACCTGGTGAAAGTTGTGATCCCGCGACCTGATCCCAGCGGTGCTCCTGTTGCTGGAGTTGGGAGG GTGTTTTTGGAATTTGCAGATGTAGAGAGCTCGACCAAGGCGAAGAATGGGATGCACGGGAGGAAGTTTGCCAACAACCAGGTGGTGGCTGTCTTCTACCCCGAGGACAAGTTCGCTGAAGGGCAATACGACGGTTGA
- the LOC127755274 gene encoding polyol transporter 5-like, whose translation MASDGDAVPLLTPSGHNDDEPRRGRNMYAFGCATLASMTTILMGYNLALMSGAQLFVREDMALSDAEIEVLTGSMNVFMLVSILAAGWAADVLGRRGTIVLANAFLMAGALAMSLGATYAALMAARFVTSVGVGFARVVAPVYNAEISPASTRGVLTSLLDMFVNVGILLSYVSNYAFAGLPVHLGWRVMFAIGAVPPVFLAAAVLAMPESPRWLAMRGRHADARAVLVRTSDSVEEADLRLEDINHAVEAPHDAGGGVWRELLLRPSAMVRRILATVIGLQFFQQASGIDAIVLYSPLVFKKAGMASNTSVLGATVAIGVVKTCFILVATLLSDRLGRRPLLLASTGGMAVTLTSLALTLRVASPSTASAAACVASVMAFVAAFSVGLGPTTATYTAEVMPLRLRAQGTGLGVAVNRLACGAVTMTFISLADGITMAGCFFLYAGVAAAACVFVYVWLPETRGRSLENMDIVFSK comes from the exons AtggcgagcgacggcgacgccgtgcCGCTCCTCACGCCGTCCGGCCACAACGACGACGAGCCCCGGCGCGGCCGCAACATGTACGCCTTCGGCTGCGCCACGCTCGCCTCCATGACCACCATCCTCATGGGCTACA ATCTCGCGCTGATGAGCGGCGCGCAGCTGTTCGTCCGGGAGGACATGGCGCTGAGCGACGCCGAGATCGAGGTGCTCACCGGGTCGATGAACGTGTTCATGCTCGtgtccatcctcgccgccggctgggCGGCCGACGTGCTGGGCCGCCGCGGCACGATCGTGCTGGCAAACGCGTTCCTCATGGCCGGCGCGCTCGCCATGTCGCTCGGCGCCACCTACGCCGCGCTCATGGCGGCGAGGTTCGTGACCAGCGTCGGCGTCGGGTTCGCCCGCGTCGTCGCGCCCGTGTACAACGCCGAGATCTCGCCGGCGTCGACTCGCGGCGTCTTGACCTCGTTGCTTGAC ATGTTCGTCAACGTCGGCATCCTGCTCAGCTACGTGTCGAACTACGCCTTCGCCGGCCTGCCGGTGCACCTCGGCTGGCGCGTCATGTTCGCCATCGGCGCGGTCCCGCCCGTGTTCCTCGCGGCGGCCGTGCTCGCCATGCCGGAGTCGCCGCGCTGGCTCGCCATGCGCGGTCGCCACGCCGACGCGCGCGCTGTGCTCGTACGCACCTCCGACTCCGTCGAGGAGGCCGACCTCCGCCTCGAGGATATCAACCACGCCGTCGAGGCGCCGCACGATGCGGGCGGCGGAGTGTGGCGGGAGCTGCTACTCCGGCCGTCGGCCATGGTCCGGCGCATCCTCGCCACCGTCATCGGATTACAGTTCTTCCAGCAAGCGTCCGGCATCGACGCCATCGTGCTGTACAGCCCGCTGGTGTTCAAGAAGGCCGGCATGGCGTCGAATACCTCCGTCCTgggcgccaccgtcgccatcggcGTCGTCAAGACGTGCTTCATCCTCGTCGCCACGCTCCTCTCCgaccgcctcggccgccgcccgctcctgCTGGCCAGCACGGGCGGCATGGCCGTCACCCTGACCTCTCTCGCCCTCACGCtccgcgtcgcgtcgccgtccacggcgagcgccgcggcgtGCGTGGCGTCCGTGATGGCGTTCGTCGCGGCGTTCTCCGTCGGGCTcgggccgacgacggcgacgtacACGGCGGAGGTGATGCCGCTGCGGCTGCGCGCGCAGGGCACGGGCCTCGGCGTGGCGGTGAACCGGCTGGCATGTGGCGCGGTGACCATGACGTTCATATCGCTCGCCGACGGGATCACCATGGCCGGGTGCTTCTTCCTCTacgccggcgtggcggcggcggcgtgcgtgtTCGTCTACGTGTGGCTGCCGGAGACGAGGGGGAGAAGCTTGGAGAACATGGACATTGTCTTCTCCAAGTGA
- the LOC127754195 gene encoding polyol transporter 5-like, with the protein MAHAGDATATAAAPLLASPAKPGDEPRRNMYAFGCATLASMTTILMGYNLALMSGAQLFVREDVGLSDAQIEVLAGSMNVFMLVSILAAGWAADVLGRRGTLVLANAFLMAGALAMSLGATYAALMAARFVTSIGVGFSLVVAPVYNAEISPASARGVLSSLLDMFVNVGILLSYVSNYALAGLPVHVGWRVMYGIGVLPPVFLAAGVLAMPESPRWLAMRGRHADARAVLVRTSDSVEEAELRLEEIKQAVEAPQESAGVGVWQELLLRPSAMVRRIVTCVVGLHFFQQASGIDAIVLYSPLVFKKAGMASNTSVLGATVAVGVVKTCFILVATLLSDRLGRRPLLLASTGGVAVTLTSLALTLRVASPSTASAAACVASVMAFVAAFSVGFGPMTATYTAEIMPLRLRAQGASLGMAVNRLTCGVVSMTFISLAGGITMAGCFFLYAGVAAVACVFVYVRLPETRGRSLEDMDVLFAK; encoded by the exons ATGGcgcacgccggcgacgccacggccaccgcggcggcgccactcctcgcctcgccggccaAGCCCGGCGACGAGCCACGCCGCAACATGTACGCCTTCGGCTGCGCCACCCTCGCCTCCATGACCACCATCCTCATGGGCTACA ATCTCGCGCTGATGAGCGGCGCGCAGCTGTTCGTCCGGGAGGACGTCGGGCTGAGCGACGCGCAGATCGAGGTGCTCGCCGGGTCGATGAACGTGTTCATGCTGGtgtccatcctcgccgccggctgggCGGCCGACGTGCTGGGCCGCCGCGGCACGCTCGTGCTGGCGAACGCGTTCCTCATGGCCGGCGCTCTCGCCATGTCGCTCGGCGCCACCTACGCCGCGCTCATGGCCGCGCGCTTCGTCACCAGCATCGGCGTCGGCTTCTCCCTCGTCGTCGCGCCCGTGTACAACGCCGAGATCTCGCCGGCCTCCGCCCGCGGCGTCCTCTCCTCGCTGCTCGAT ATGTTCGTCAATGTCGGGATCTTGCTCAGCTACGTGTCGAACTACGCGTTGGCCGGATTGCCGGTGCACGTCGGGTGGCGCGTCATGTACGGCATCGGCGTGCTCCCGCCGGTGTTCCTCGCCGCGGGCGTGCTCGCCATGCCGGAGTCGCCGCGCTGGCTCGCCATGCGCGGTCGCCACGCCGACGCGCGCGCGGTGCTCGTGCGCACCTCCGACTCCGTCGAGGAGGCCGAGCTCCGCCTCGAGGAGATCAAGCAGGCCGTCGAGGCGCCGCAGGAgtccgccggcgtcggcgtgtgGCAGGAGCTCCTCCTGCGGCCGTCGGCGATGGTCCGGCGGATCGTCACCTGCGTTGTCGGCCTCCACTTCTTCCAGCAAGCGTCCGGCATCGACGCCATCGTGCTGTACAGCCCGCTGGTGTTCAAGAAGGCCGGCATGGCGTCGAACACCTCCGTCCTGGGCGCCAcggtcgccgtcggcgtcgtcaaGACGTGCTTCATCCTCGTCGCCACGCTCCTCTCCgaccgcctcggccgccgcccgctcctgCTCGCCAGCACCGGCGGCGTGGCCGTCACCCTGACCTCGCTCGCCCTCACGCtgcgcgtcgcgtcgccgtccacggcgagcgccgcggcgtGCGTGGCGTCCGTGATGGCGTTCGTGGCGGCGTTCTCCGTCGGTTTCGGGCCGATGACGGCGACGTACACCGCCGAGATCATGCCGCTGCGGCTGCGCGCGCAGGGCGCGAGCCTCGGCATGGCCGTGAACCGGCTGACATGCGGCGTGGTGAGCATGACGttcatctcgctcgccggcgggaTCACCATGGCCGGGTGCTTCTTCCTCTacgccggcgtggcggcggtggcgtgcgtgTTCGTGTACGTGCGGCTGCCGGAGACGAGGGGGCGAAGCTTGGAGGACATGGACGTGCTCTTCGCGAAGTGA
- the LOC127755828 gene encoding putative F-box protein At4g05475, with protein sequence LDALSVVFAKVGAVEVLAGAGLACRSWLDAARVPDLWRAVDMLRSAVRCLHLGQDMDLMCAMAKVAVDRSGGRLEVFKGEDFVSDELLEYIGDRSPSLKVISVWCSDETRMSIEGFAELTRKCPLLEDIVLSGGGHRRPPLPLLALAVAELRHLRRLTLQGIGVSNDELTAIVYGCPRLELLDVCSCWDLCVDDDAQLLAKCARIRTLKLPPSEEDDYYYYYTRKVVFIC encoded by the exons TTGGACGCGCTGTCGGTGGTGTTCGCCAAGGTCGGCGCCGTCGAGGTCCTCGCCGGCGCGGGCCTCGCGTGCCGCTCGTGGCTCGACGCGGCGAGGGTGCCCGACCTGTGGCGAGCCGTGGACATGCTACGCAGCGCGGTCCGGTGCCTCCACCTCGGGCAGGACATGGACCTGATGTGCGCCATGGCGAAGGTCGCCGTCGACCGCTCCGGCGGCCGGCTCGAGGTGTTCAAGGGGGAGGATTTTGTCAGTGATGAGCTGCTCGAGTATATTGGAGACAG GTCGCCTTCTCTGAAGGTTATTTCCGTTTGGTGCTCCGACGAAACCAGGATGTCCATAGAAGGGTTCGCCGAGCTGACGAGGAAGTGCCCTCTCCTAGAGGACATCGtcctcagcggcggcggccatcgccgtcccccgctgccgctgctcgcgCTCGCGGTGGCGGAGCTGCGCCATCTGCGGCGGCTCACTCTCCAGGGCATCGGCGTCAGCAACGACGAGCTCACGGCCATCGTCTATGGCTGCCCTCGCCTGGAGCTTCTCGATGTGTGCAGCTGCTGGGATTTGTgtgtcgacgacgacgcccagCTGCTTGCCAAGTGCGCAAGGATCAGGACGCTCAAGCTGCCGCCCAGTGAAGAGGAtgattactactactattataCTAGAAAGGTAgtatttatttgttaa